The DNA window TCGACCTGCACGCCTTCGAAGTTGTCTATCATGATGAAGTTGACCACACCGGCCACGGCGTCCGCGCCGTAGACGGCGCCGGCGCCGCCGGTCATCACTTCGACGCGCTTGATCAGCGCGGTCGGAATTTGATTCAAGTCGGCAGCCGAGGTGCCAGGCGAGCCGGCAGGCATGCGGCGGCCGTCGACCAGCACCAGCGTGCGGTTGTCGCCCAGGCCGCGCAAGTTGACGGTGGCGGTACCGGTAGCGCCGTTGACGACGTTACCCGATTGCGAGGCGAACACTTGCGGCAGGTTGTTGAGCAGGCTTTCGACGTTGCGCACACCGTCGAGCTTGATGTCCTTCGCGCCCAGCACGACCATCGGGCTGACGCCGTCGGTGTTCAGGGTCGGGATGCGCGAACCGGTCACTTCGACCTTTTGCATTGCTTCGGACGGCGCGTCCTGCGCCGTGGCGGCGTGCATACCCAGCGCGAGACCGCTGACAAACATCACGCGGATCGAGCGAGACAGTACTGTTTCCTTGATCATTATATTGAATTCCCTTGGTGTGTTTATTAGACGTTTCACTGCATCTTTTGAACGACGAGTAAAACGACCCTTTTCTTTTATAAGCTCATTGAGAGTCTGGATAAAACCACTCAATTGCTGCCCTGCTCTTTCAAAACCTTTTCACTGCCGGTGGCGAAGTCCGGGAATGGATCATGGGCGAAATAATCCAGAACTTTGCCGCCATTCATAAAAACATAGCACCTCGACCATTGTCAATAAACCCGAGGGCTGGTCCGGGCGGCGGCGGGGGCGTCGATTTCGCGCGCACCAGTTTGGGGCGTCGGTTTGAACGGCTCGGTGATGCGCGGAATCGATGACGATTTGATATTTTTTTTGCTTGTCTCGTCTTGACAACAAGATGCACCGGAATCGGGAGAAATATTTTCAATTAGACATTTTTCGTTTACTGTTTGGCAATGATATACGCGCGAAAAAACAACAAAAAGACAACATGGCGATGCTTTCTGCTCGGAAGTAACGTTGCTTGGGGGATTTGCATCAAAAGTCTCCGTCGTCAAGAACGAACCGCAGGAAATCAACGTCCGCCGCTTCATCGGCAAAACAAAGAACATCGAAAACCGCGCATCGCAGACGCGGTGAAAGCGGGATTTTTCTACCGGCCCGCACGCCGCGTTAGGCGAACTAGAGCTTGTACCGTATAAAACGCGGGCGCTACCCAATCTGGTGCAAGTCGTCTTTTAACAACAAACACATCAGTTGCCGGCGCACAAACCATTTCTTAAATGCAATATATTGCATTCCGCAAAGAGCTGCGGCGCCGCCGGCAGGTCTCGATCTTTCTTGCGCAGGCAGTCAAAACCCCTATTGGCGCCCGTTGGAAGATTAATAGCCATCGAATAAAGCCGCCGAAGAAACAGGTCGAAATATAATCATGCTGGGAATAAGCCGAGATTATCCCGAGCGCTTTTAAATCAATTGCGAATTAATCCGGGCGGACGCCGCGCGGCGCGGCAACTTGCCGTACCGGCGCCGACGGCTGAATTTAATACTCTACAAACGCCATCGCGGCATTTTATATTTCTCACAACGGCGATAGACCGCATTTCAAAAGGCGGCCCCGTCGGGACAGCTGCGTTCGGGCGGCAATATTGGTAAAATACGGCCTTTCACGGACCGGCCCATCCGGTCCGACGGCCATGGCGCCTAGACAGCGCCCTCTCAGGAATCCATCATGCTGCGTTTAAATGAAGTCAAGCTCCCGTTGAACCATACCGGGGACGAACTGCCGGCCGCCATCCTGGCGCGCCTCGACATCCCCGCCGCCGACCTGCTCGGCTTCACCGTGTTCAAACGCAGCTACGACGCGCGCAAGAAAACCGCGATCGTGCTCATCTACTCGCTCGACGTCGACGTCCGCGACGAGGCCGCGCTGCTCAAGCGCCTCAAGCACGACGCCCACCTGATGCCGTCGCCGGACACCTCATATAAGTACGTCGCCGCCGGCGAGCAGTTGGCCGGCCACGACCGGAACCCGCGCCCGGTGGTCATCGGCACCGGGCCGTGCGGCCTGTTCGCCGCGCTGATCCTGGCGCAAATGGGCTTGCGGCCCATCATCCTCGAACGCGGCAAGCAGGTGCGCGAGCGCACCGTCGACACCTTCGGCTTCTGGCGCAAGCGCGAACTGAACCCCGAGTCCAACGTGCAGTTCGGCGAAGGCGGCGCCGGCACCTTCTCGGACGGCAAACTCTACAGCCAGATCAAGGACCCGAAGCACTATGGCCGTAAGGTGCTCACGGAGTTCGTCAAGGCCGGCGCGCCCGAGGAGATCATCTACGTCAGCAAGCCCCACATCGGCACCTTCCGCCTGGTCAAGATGGTCGAGCAGATGCGCGCCAACATCGAGGCCATGGGCGGCGAATACCGCTTCGGCAACAAGGTGGTCGACATCGAGATCGAACAAGGCGCGGATGGCGGCCAGGTGCGCGGCCTGACCCTCGAGAGCGGCGAGAAGATCGTCACCAACCACGTGGTGCTGGCGATCGGCCACAGCGCGCGCGACACCTTCGAGATGCTGTACCAGCGCGGCGTCTACATCGAGGCCAAACCGTTCTCGATCGGCTTCCGCGTCGAGCACCCGCAATCGCTGATCGACACCTGCCGCTTCGGCCCCAACGCCGGCCACCCGATCCTGGGCGCGGCCGATTACAAGCTGGTGCACCACGCCTCCAACGGCCGCGCCGTCTACAGCTTCTGCATGTGCCCGGGCGGCACCGTGGTGGCGGCCGCGTCCGAACCGGGACGCGTGGTCACCAACGGCATGAGCCAGTATTCGCGCAACGAGCGCAACGCCAACAGCGCCATCGTGGTGAGCATCTCGCCGGAGGTCGACTATCCGGGCCATCCGCTGGCCGGCATCGAATTCCAGCGCCGGCTGGAGGAAAAGGCGTTTGAATTGGGCGGCGGCACCTACAACGCCCCGGGCCAGCTGATGGGCGATTTCGTCGCCGGCCGCGCCTCGACCGAGTTCGGCGCGGTGGTGCCGTCGTACAAGCCCGGCGTGCACCTGACCGACCTGGCGCAAATCCTGCCGGAGTTCGCCGTGACGGCGCTGCGCGAAGCCTTCCCGGCGTTCGACAAGCAGGTGCGCGGCTACTTCAAGCACGACGCCGTGCTGACCGGGCTGGAGACGCGCACCTCGTCGCCGATCCGCATCAAGCGCCGCGACGACACCTTGCAAAGCCTGAACACGCGCGGCCTGTTCCCGGCCGGCGAAGGCGCCGGTTATGCCGGCGGCATCCTGTCGGCCGGCGTCGACGGCATCAAGGTGGCCGAGGCGGTGGCCTTGTCGATGGCCGCCGACAACGCGGGCAAACCCGGTTCGCTGTAACGGCGCGCGAGCGGCAACGAGATAGGGTCGTACCCCAAGGGGTACGACCCTGGTTGGGGTGCGGGTTAACAACCGTTCACTCCCCGACCGGCAGGCGGATGGTGATGCGGCAGCCCGGCGTGCCGGGCGACACCGCCACCTGCCCGCCCATCTGGTGCACGATGGTGTAGACGATGTGCATGCCCAGGCCCGATCCGCCCTGCCCGCGCTTGGTGGTAAAGAACGGCTCGAACAAGCGCTCGCGCACTTCGGCCGTCAGGCCGACGCCGTCGTCGGCGAACTCCAGCAGCAGCCAGCGCGCGCCATCCTGCAGTTCGCCGCGCCCGCTCAGCACGATCTTGCCGGGGCCGCCGTTCGGATAGCCGTGCTTGGCCGCGTTCATCAGCAGGTTCGACAGCACCTGCGACCAGCGCCCGGCGTCCAGCCGCACCCGCAGGTCGGCGGCGATCTCGACGCCGACCTGGATGCCGACCTTGCGCAACTCCGGTCCGTGCGCCGACACCACGCTGAGCGCGTGGTCGCGCAAGCCCATCTCGACCACATGGGTGCTGCCCTGGTCGACCGCCAACTGCTTGAAGTTGCCGATCAAATCGGCGGCGCGCGCCAGGTTGCGCTCGACCAGCAGGGCCGCCTCGCGCAGCCGCTGGGCCGTGGCCACCAGTTCAGAACGGCTGACGCGCTCGCCGCTGACGCATTTGACCAGCTCCTCGGCGTAGGAGCTCAGGCTCGACGACGCCGTCACCGCCACGCCGATCGGCGTGTTGACCTCGTGCGCCACGCCGGCCACCAGCGCGCCCAGCGCCGCCATCTTCTCTTGCTCGACCAGGATGGCCTGCGCCGCCAGCAAGGCCTCGCTGCGCTGTTGCACCGTCTGCTCGAGCGTGCGCTCGCGTTCCTGGTGCTGCAATTCGGCCGCGCAGCGGGTGGCGAAGATCGACAGCAGCGACAGCGCCAACAGGCGCTTGTCCTCGGAAATGGGACGGGTGTCGATGGCCGACAGGATGCCCAGGGTGTTGCCCTCGGTGTCGATCATCGGGATGCCGATATAGCTCTCGGCCTGCATCTCGACCAGCAGGGTGTCCCTGGGGTAGCCGGCCTGGATGCCGCACGCGTGAAAACAAATGCTCTGGTCGGTCACGTCCTGGCAGGGCGTGTGGCGCAGGCTGTATTCCATGGCGGGCAGGTAGTCGCCGCCGCCCCACAGCGCCAGCGTGCGGATGCCTTCGTGGTCGTCGGCCATGCGGATCAGGCGGCCGGCGATGACGTAGCGCACGTCGAGCGCCAGCGCCAGCTCGCGCACCATCAGGCGCAGAAACTCGTCGCCGCGCGCGCGCGAGGTCGACGCCGTGATGGCGCGCAATGTGGCCTCGGCCAGCGCCCCGGGCAACTCCTCACGCGGTTCATCCGTCATCGCATCCCCCAAGTGGACAGGCTATTGATTGTACCGCCATTCACACGCATGAAAACGGGTGAAGCTTTTAACGAGCTCTAGCACAAAATTGCCATTACTTTTCAAAAACTTTGTATTTTTGTGTAAAAAACGTGCTTTTTCATGCAAAAACCGTAGGAAGTGTTGTTTATGTCAAACTTGTTACAGAGAGACAATTGACCCTGCGCCCTTCGGGTGGTCTGATGGCAACCCTGAATAATTTACCCATGGATTATTCAGCCCGGGTCGTTTAATGATAAAGAAGCAATAAGATCTCTTAGGAGTTGAAGCAATGATGATGGAAACCGTTATTTCGCGTTCGCTGCGGCTGATGTTCGCCGGCGGCGCCGCGTTCGTGCTGGCACAACCGGCAATCGCTCAACAAGCAGCAGACGCGCCCATCCAGCGTGTGGAAATTACCGGTTCGGCTATCAAGCGTATCGACGCTGAGACCGCCGTACCCGTGACCGTCGTGAAGATGGCCGACCTGAAAAAAGAAGGTATCACCACCGTCGAACAGGTGCTGGCCAATCTGAGCGTCTCGCAGTCGAGCACCGGCACCAGCCAGGTCGTCGGCTCCGGCACCGGCGGCGCTTCGTTCGCCGACCTGCGCGGCATCGGCGCCAACAAGACCCTGATCCTTCTGAACGGCCGCCGCCTGGCGAACAACGCCTTCGACAGCTCGGCGCCCGACCTGAACATGATCCCATTCGCCGCGCTCGAGCGCGTCGAAGTGCTGCGCGACGGCGCCTCGTCGCTGTACGGCTCCGACGCGGTCGGCGGCGTGATCAACTTCATCACCAAAAAAGACTGGCAAGGCGGCACCGTCACCGTCGGCGCGGACAGCCCGCGCAAGGACGGCGGCACCAGCCGCAACGCCAACATCGGCTACGGCTTCGGCGACCTCGAGCAAGACCGCTTCAACATCTTCGCGATGGTCGACCACCAGGGCCAGAACCCTATCCTCGGCACCCAGCGCGACTACAACCGCCGCTACGCCGGCGGCCTGTCGGCATCGACCAGCCCGGCCAACTACTACCAGGCCGATGCCAGCGGCAACCCGGCCGGCCCGGGCTGCACCAGCGCCCCGAACCTGGTACCAGGCAGCAACGGCGCCTGCCAGATGACCACCTCGTCCTTCGTCAACTACATTCCGAAGAGCGAGCGCACCACGGGCCTGCTGCGCGGCACCTTCAAGCTGACCGACAACCATGAACTGGGCGTGGAGTACCTGACCACCCAGAGCAAGGTGCAGAGCGCGATCGCTCCGGTCCCATACGGCGGCCTGTACATCAACCGCAACCGCCCGGACGGCACCCCGAACCCTTACTACCCGGGCAACGGCACCGTTCCTAACAGCATTCCGCTGGACCCGAACTTCATGGACACGGGCGGCTCGATCACCGACGGCGTACAGCCGGGCTTCGTGCACGCGCGCTGGCGCGACCTGCCGAACGGCTCGCGCGCCGACGAGAACATCAACCGCCAGGAACGCCTGGTGGTGAACCTCAAAGGCGTCGTCGCCGGTTGGGACTACGAGACCGCGCTGTCGTACAACAAGAACAAGGTCAAGCAAAACCTGTACGGCTATAGCGATGGCGGCATCATCTCGCGCGGCGTACTCGACGGCGTGATCAACGTCTTCGGCGACCAGAGCGCGGCCGGCACGGCACTGCTGAACAGCGCAGCGCTGAGCGGCAACATCATGAACGCGCAGGGCATCAGCAAGGGCGCGGATATCAAGCTGAGCCGCGAAGTCGGCGACTGGCTCAACACCGGCCACCAGGCTGGCCTGGCCGTTGGCGCCCAGTACGAACACCAGCAATTCCGTAGCGCGGCCAACACCGAGTTCGCGGAAAAAGTGATCGCCTCGACCGGTATCGATCCGCTGACCCTGAACGAAGGCAAGCGCAGCGTATCGGCCTTCTACTCCGAGCTGAACGTGCCGGTGCTGAAGAACCTGGACCTGACCGCCGCCTTCCGTTACGACAAATACAGCGACTTCGGCCACACCACCAATCCGAAGTTCTCGTTCGTCTACCGTCCTGTGACCTCGCTGCTGATGCGCGGTTCGTACTCCAAGGGCTTCCGCGCGCCGTCGCTGTATGAGATCAACGCAGCGAACTCGTACACCAACGCCGCCAACACCATGGACGATCCGATCAACTGCCCGGGCGGCAATCCGATTCCTGGCAAGTCGGCAGCGGCCAACTGCGGCCAGCAGTTCCAGGTGCTCAACGGTGGTAACCAGAACCTGAACCCTGAGCGTTCGAAAACGGGCACCGTCGGTCTGGTGTGGGAACCGGTCAACAACGTGACCCTGTCGGCCGACTACTGGTCGATCCGCCTGACCCAGCAAATCGGCAACCTGCAGGACAACGACGTGCTGAGCGATCCGGTCACCTTCGCGCCGTACTACAAGCGCAATCCGGCCGGCGACCTGGCGGTCGATGGTTCGCAGTGCCCTAACCCGATCACCTGCGGCTACCTGGACCTGCGCACGCAGAACCTGGGCGACATGAACACCAATGGTGTCGACTTCGCTGCAGCCTACAAGCTGCGCACCACCAACTACGGCCTGTTCAACTTCTCGTACAACGGCACCTGGGTGCACAAGTACGAGTACCAGAACTTCGTCGGCGACACGATGCGCAACCGACTGGGCGAATTCTCGGGTGACAGCGTGGTCTTCCGCTGGCAGAACAGCGCCAACGTGAACTGGAGCTCGGGCAAGTTCGGCGCCGGTTTGACGGCGCACTACAAGTCGGGCTATATCGACCAGGATCCTGAGAACCACGTTTCGTCGTACACCACGTTCGACGGTTACGGTTCGTGGGAAGCGATCAAGGGCCTGACCCTGACCGCCGGCGTGCGCAACCTGTTCGACCGCGAGCCGCCACTGTCGTACCAGACCACCGCCTTCCAGGCTGGTTACGATCCACGCTACACGGATCCAACGGGCCGCACCGTGTACGTGCGCGCCACCTACAACTTCTAATCTGAAGTCGTAACAAAAAAACCACCCTGCGGCGCATGCGCCACAGGGTGGTTTTTTTTCGTCCCGCCGCCGTGGGCGCTACAGCCAGCCGGAGCGCTTGAAGCGCCGATACAGCCCCAGGCACACCAGTACCATGATCGACAGCGCCATCGGATAGCCGTACTTCCACTCCAGCTCGGGCATGTACTTGAAATTCATGCCCCACAGGCCAGCGAACGCGGTGACGATGGCGAAGATCGCCGCCCACGCCGCCAGCCGCTTGTTCACTTCGCTCTCCTCGATCGCCGTCATCGACAGGTTGACCTGGATCGCGGTGCCGATGGTGTCGCGGATGGACTCGAGCGAGGCGGTGATACGGTGCAAGTGGTCATGCACGTCGCGGAAGTATTCCTGGGTGTCCATGCACATCGACGGCACCCGGCCGCCGTGCAGCCGCCCGACCGCCTCCATCAGCGGCGCGACCACGTGGCGCACCGTGGTGACCTTGCTTTTGAGCTCGTACAGACGCTCGATGTTGTCGCGCTGCTTGCCCTGGCTGAAGATCAGCTCCTCGATTTTTTCCAGCTCCGTCTCCAGCATGTCGAGCACCGGGAAGTAGCGGTCGACCACCGCGTCCATCAGCGCGTACAGCACGAACGCAGGCCCCAGGCGCAGCATGTGCGGCTCCTTCTCGGCGCGCGCGCGCACGCCCAGGAAGCCCTGCTGGCTCTCGGCGTCGCGCGAGGACAAGATATAGTTCTGGCCGACGAACATGTCGACCTCGCCGACGGCCACGTCGCCGTCGCGGCACTCGATGGTCTTGACCACCACGAACAGCGAATCGCCGTATTCCTCGATCTTCGGTCGCTGGTGGCCGCGACTGGCGTCCTCGACGGCCAGCTCGTGCAGGCCGAACTCGTGCTGCATCGTCTTGAGCTCGTCCGGTTCGGCGTCGCGCAGGGCGACCCAGACGAACGTCTCCGGCCGCTCCATGTAATCGCTGATTTCCTCGACCGGGATGTCGTCCAGCTTCTGGCCGTCCTGATAGGCCACACAATTAATCAACATACAGTTTCCATAAAAAAAAGCCCTTGGCTTCGTCAGCCAAGAGCTTACCTTAAAGTACAAATATCCACCCCGACGTTGTTAATCGTCCTTGGCGCCGTCGATGCCGAGTTCGGCGATCTTGCGCGTGATGGTGTTGCGGCCGATCCCGAGCCTGACGGCGGCGTCGTTCTTGCGGCCGTGCGTGTGCTTCAGGGCGGTGCGGATCAGCGCCGACTCGAATTGCCGCCCCAATACCGCCATCACTTCCTGCTGTCCGCCGCTGAGCATGGAGGCGGCTTGCACTTCCAGCAGGCCGAGCCAGGCGTCCGGCGAGCCGGACAACCCATTGGCGCCGCCGGCGTCCACCGTCGCCACCGGCACCACCGTGCCGTGGTGCTGGATCGCGCTGTAGCTTTCCGACGACGCGGCCAGGCCCACGCCGGTGCTCAAGGCGGCGCCACCACCGCCGGCCTGCTCCTGCGTCAGCTCCAGCGGCAGGTCCTTGACTTCGACCGTCTGCCCCGGCGCCATCACCGTGATCCAGTTGCACAGGTTTTCCAGCTGGCGCACGTTGCCCGGCAGATCCAGGCTGCTGAGGAACTGCACCGTGGCGTCGCTCATCCGCTTGGCCTCCACGCCGAGCTGTTTGGCGCTTTGCACCAAGAAGTGGCGCACCAAAATAGGGATATCCTCGCGCCGCTCCCTCAAACTGGGCAAACGCAGGCGGATCACGTTGAGGCGGTGATACAAATCCTCGCGGAACAATCCTTCCCGCACCCGCTGCTCCAGATTTTGGTGCGTCGCGGTGATCACGCGCACATTGGCCTTGAGCGGCTGATGCCCGCCGACCCGGTAGAAGTGGCCGTCAGACAGCACCCGCAGCAGCCGCGTTTGCAGGTCGAACGGCATGTCGCCGATCTCGTCGAGGAACAGGGTGCCGTTTTCGGCCTGCTCGAAACGGCCGCGCCGCGTCGTTTGCGCGCCGGTGAAGGCGCCGCGCTCGTGGCCGAACAGTTCGGACTCAAGCAAATCCTTGGGGATCGCCGCCGTGTTGAGCGCGATGAACGGCTGCTGCGCGCGCGGGCTGTGCTTGTGCAGCGCGCGCGCCACCAGCTCCTTGCCCGAGCCCGATTCGCCGGTGATCAACACCGTTACGTTCGATTGCGACAGGCGGCCGATGGCGCGGAACACTTCCTGCATCGCCGGCGCCTGGCCGAGGATTTCCGGCGTCTCCGACGGTCCCGATTCGACGCTGGTCTCGCGCAGGCTCTCGTCGAGCGCGCGGCGGATCAGTTCGACGGCCTTGTCGATGTCGAACGGCTTGGCCAGGTATTCGAAGGCGCCGCCCTGGAACGCGGCGACGGCCGAGTCCAGGTCCGAGAAGGCGGTGATGATGATGACCGGCAGCCCCGGGAAGCGCGACTTGACCAGTTGCAGCAGGTCGAGGCCGGAGTCGCCCGGCATGCGGATGTCGGACACCAGCACCTGCGGCGTCTCGAACTCCAGCGCGGCGATGGCGTCGCGCGCGTTGGCAAAACTCTTGGTGGCCAGGTTTTCCCGCGCCAGCGCTTTTTCCAGTACCCAGCGGATCGATTCGTCGTCGTCTACTATCCAGATTGGCTTCATGTGTTTGTGTTATCCCGCAATATGGATCGTCAATCAAGGGACTCGGCACCCGCACCTGCTTGCCTCGGCTTATGGCAACGGCAGCAGGATACGGAAATCCGTATATCCAGGCCGGCTCTCGCACTCGATCACGCCCATGTGCTGCTGCACAAAAGTCTGCGCCAAGGTCAACCCGAGGCCGCTGCCGCCTTCCCTGCCCGACACCAGCGGGTAGAAAATACGGTCGCGGATCTGGGGTGCGATGCCCGGTCCATTGTCAATGATATGCAAGTCTAATGCCAGCCCGTAGCGGACCTTGGCCAGGGTCATCTGACGCGCCACGCGGGTCTTCAAAATGATCTGCGCGTCGCCCGCTTCGATTTGTGCAGCGAGCGCTTGCGCGGCATTGTGGGCGATGTTGAGCACCGTCTGGATCAGTTGCTCCTTGTCGCCCCGGAACTCGGGGATGGAGGCGTCGTAGTCGCGCAAAATCGTCAGGCCGGACGGGAATTCGGCCAGCATCAGGCTGCGCACGCGCTCCAGCACTTCGTGGATGTTGACGTCGCCGACGATGTGCGGCCGGCGGTGTGGCGCCAGCAGGCGGTCGACCAGGGTTTGCAGGCGGTCGGCCTCCTTGATGATGACCTGCGTGTATTCGCGCAGCTGCACCGCGTGCAGCGCCGGCAGTTCCATCTCCAGCAGTTGCGCGGCGCCACGGATGCCGCCCAGCGGGTTCTTGATCTCGTGCGCCAGGTTGCGGATCAGCTCCTTGTTGACCTGGCTCTGGTCGAGGATGCGCTCCTCGCGGTCGAGCTTGAGGTGCTGCAGGTGCTCGCG is part of the Oxalobacteraceae bacterium OTU3CAMAD1 genome and encodes:
- a CDS encoding NAD(P)/FAD-dependent oxidoreductase — protein: MLRLNEVKLPLNHTGDELPAAILARLDIPAADLLGFTVFKRSYDARKKTAIVLIYSLDVDVRDEAALLKRLKHDAHLMPSPDTSYKYVAAGEQLAGHDRNPRPVVIGTGPCGLFAALILAQMGLRPIILERGKQVRERTVDTFGFWRKRELNPESNVQFGEGGAGTFSDGKLYSQIKDPKHYGRKVLTEFVKAGAPEEIIYVSKPHIGTFRLVKMVEQMRANIEAMGGEYRFGNKVVDIEIEQGADGGQVRGLTLESGEKIVTNHVVLAIGHSARDTFEMLYQRGVYIEAKPFSIGFRVEHPQSLIDTCRFGPNAGHPILGAADYKLVHHASNGRAVYSFCMCPGGTVVAAASEPGRVVTNGMSQYSRNERNANSAIVVSISPEVDYPGHPLAGIEFQRRLEEKAFELGGGTYNAPGQLMGDFVAGRASTEFGAVVPSYKPGVHLTDLAQILPEFAVTALREAFPAFDKQVRGYFKHDAVLTGLETRTSSPIRIKRRDDTLQSLNTRGLFPAGEGAGYAGGILSAGVDGIKVAEAVALSMAADNAGKPGSL
- a CDS encoding HAMP domain-containing histidine kinase; amino-acid sequence: MTDEPREELPGALAEATLRAITASTSRARGDEFLRLMVRELALALDVRYVIAGRLIRMADDHEGIRTLALWGGGDYLPAMEYSLRHTPCQDVTDQSICFHACGIQAGYPRDTLLVEMQAESYIGIPMIDTEGNTLGILSAIDTRPISEDKRLLALSLLSIFATRCAAELQHQERERTLEQTVQQRSEALLAAQAILVEQEKMAALGALVAGVAHEVNTPIGVAVTASSSLSSYAEELVKCVSGERVSRSELVATAQRLREAALLVERNLARAADLIGNFKQLAVDQGSTHVVEMGLRDHALSVVSAHGPELRKVGIQVGVEIAADLRVRLDAGRWSQVLSNLLMNAAKHGYPNGGPGKIVLSGRGELQDGARWLLLEFADDGVGLTAEVRERLFEPFFTTKRGQGGSGLGMHIVYTIVHQMGGQVAVSPGTPGCRITIRLPVGE
- a CDS encoding TonB-dependent receptor, producing the protein MMMETVISRSLRLMFAGGAAFVLAQPAIAQQAADAPIQRVEITGSAIKRIDAETAVPVTVVKMADLKKEGITTVEQVLANLSVSQSSTGTSQVVGSGTGGASFADLRGIGANKTLILLNGRRLANNAFDSSAPDLNMIPFAALERVEVLRDGASSLYGSDAVGGVINFITKKDWQGGTVTVGADSPRKDGGTSRNANIGYGFGDLEQDRFNIFAMVDHQGQNPILGTQRDYNRRYAGGLSASTSPANYYQADASGNPAGPGCTSAPNLVPGSNGACQMTTSSFVNYIPKSERTTGLLRGTFKLTDNHELGVEYLTTQSKVQSAIAPVPYGGLYINRNRPDGTPNPYYPGNGTVPNSIPLDPNFMDTGGSITDGVQPGFVHARWRDLPNGSRADENINRQERLVVNLKGVVAGWDYETALSYNKNKVKQNLYGYSDGGIISRGVLDGVINVFGDQSAAGTALLNSAALSGNIMNAQGISKGADIKLSREVGDWLNTGHQAGLAVGAQYEHQQFRSAANTEFAEKVIASTGIDPLTLNEGKRSVSAFYSELNVPVLKNLDLTAAFRYDKYSDFGHTTNPKFSFVYRPVTSLLMRGSYSKGFRAPSLYEINAANSYTNAANTMDDPINCPGGNPIPGKSAAANCGQQFQVLNGGNQNLNPERSKTGTVGLVWEPVNNVTLSADYWSIRLTQQIGNLQDNDVLSDPVTFAPYYKRNPAGDLAVDGSQCPNPITCGYLDLRTQNLGDMNTNGVDFAAAYKLRTTNYGLFNFSYNGTWVHKYEYQNFVGDTMRNRLGEFSGDSVVFRWQNSANVNWSSGKFGAGLTAHYKSGYIDQDPENHVSSYTTFDGYGSWEAIKGLTLTAGVRNLFDREPPLSYQTTAFQAGYDPRYTDPTGRTVYVRATYNF
- the corA gene encoding magnesium/cobalt transporter CorA → MLINCVAYQDGQKLDDIPVEEISDYMERPETFVWVALRDAEPDELKTMQHEFGLHELAVEDASRGHQRPKIEEYGDSLFVVVKTIECRDGDVAVGEVDMFVGQNYILSSRDAESQQGFLGVRARAEKEPHMLRLGPAFVLYALMDAVVDRYFPVLDMLETELEKIEELIFSQGKQRDNIERLYELKSKVTTVRHVVAPLMEAVGRLHGGRVPSMCMDTQEYFRDVHDHLHRITASLESIRDTIGTAIQVNLSMTAIEESEVNKRLAAWAAIFAIVTAFAGLWGMNFKYMPELEWKYGYPMALSIMVLVCLGLYRRFKRSGWL
- the ntrC gene encoding nitrogen regulation protein NR(I), which produces MKPIWIVDDDESIRWVLEKALARENLATKSFANARDAIAALEFETPQVLVSDIRMPGDSGLDLLQLVKSRFPGLPVIIITAFSDLDSAVAAFQGGAFEYLAKPFDIDKAVELIRRALDESLRETSVESGPSETPEILGQAPAMQEVFRAIGRLSQSNVTVLITGESGSGKELVARALHKHSPRAQQPFIALNTAAIPKDLLESELFGHERGAFTGAQTTRRGRFEQAENGTLFLDEIGDMPFDLQTRLLRVLSDGHFYRVGGHQPLKANVRVITATHQNLEQRVREGLFREDLYHRLNVIRLRLPSLRERREDIPILVRHFLVQSAKQLGVEAKRMSDATVQFLSSLDLPGNVRQLENLCNWITVMAPGQTVEVKDLPLELTQEQAGGGGAALSTGVGLAASSESYSAIQHHGTVVPVATVDAGGANGLSGSPDAWLGLLEVQAASMLSGGQQEVMAVLGRQFESALIRTALKHTHGRKNDAAVRLGIGRNTITRKIAELGIDGAKDD
- the glnL gene encoding nitrogen regulation protein NR(II) codes for the protein MSLVSNIAARAVAAMNRPPALAGLELLASAVVMLDGEGHIAYANAAAENLLESSLKALSRQKLTSQFLNPEELDHICAQAREHKFSDLRQDLTLERAGRDPLHVHSIVSALDDPADHILIELREHLQHLKLDREERILDQSQVNKELIRNLAHEIKNPLGGIRGAAQLLEMELPALHAVQLREYTQVIIKEADRLQTLVDRLLAPHRRPHIVGDVNIHEVLERVRSLMLAEFPSGLTILRDYDASIPEFRGDKEQLIQTVLNIAHNAAQALAAQIEAGDAQIILKTRVARQMTLAKVRYGLALDLHIIDNGPGIAPQIRDRIFYPLVSGREGGSGLGLTLAQTFVQQHMGVIECESRPGYTDFRILLPLP